From a single Aliarcobacter faecis genomic region:
- a CDS encoding site-specific integrase, whose translation MNAKLSYWFKFYMYMKKVGEFHELKISIIKVRKKNYSSRLLAHLNYRENQDNKFIDVWLLKVKPSPIQFSYHAISKLEYIHLEERLKSIDIVYALIAYLMVETGLRAAVELEVKEVDFKNLFKYLNSGKKKDDVIKLEYISKGGNLDFCDIPLRAIERIQKEYLSREFVKRTKLYTDRCFRLGKKYNEKNIWFTDRGKEVNYIDLRVAFKKASEEMGRYKNKITAHWMRHTFATWTLIDYSDKNKIPLNSTGVSIDIRLKNILMRKLGHASESSTMKYIITAIELSNTGTHNGTIIPLKSFLESKIVQNITREKAIEEFDEELFDVVKYAISKGIVVDDSYV comes from the coding sequence ATGAATGCAAAACTTAGTTATTGGTTTAAATTTTATATGTATATGAAAAAAGTGGGAGAATTTCATGAATTAAAAATATCCATAATAAAAGTTAGAAAGAAGAATTATAGCTCAAGATTATTAGCCCACTTAAATTATAGAGAAAATCAAGATAATAAATTTATTGATGTATGGTTGTTAAAAGTTAAACCTAGTCCAATACAATTTTCATATCATGCAATTAGTAAATTAGAATATATTCATTTAGAAGAAAGATTAAAATCTATAGATATAGTTTATGCACTTATTGCTTATTTAATGGTTGAAACAGGATTACGAGCGGCAGTAGAATTAGAAGTTAAAGAAGTAGATTTTAAAAATTTATTTAAATATCTAAATAGTGGGAAAAAAAAAGATGATGTAATTAAATTAGAGTATATTTCAAAAGGTGGGAATTTGGATTTTTGCGATATACCATTAAGAGCTATAGAAAGAATCCAAAAAGAATATTTGTCTAGAGAATTTGTAAAAAGAACAAAACTGTATACAGATAGATGTTTTAGATTAGGTAAAAAATATAATGAAAAAAATATTTGGTTTACAGATAGAGGAAAAGAAGTAAATTATATAGATTTAAGAGTAGCCTTTAAAAAAGCATCTGAAGAAATGGGCAGATATAAAAATAAAATTACAGCACATTGGATGAGACATACATTTGCAACATGGACACTAATAGATTATTCTGATAAAAATAAGATACCATTGAATAGTACAGGTGTTTCTATAGATATAAGATTAAAAAATATTTTAATGAGAAAACTTGGTCATGCTTCCGAAAGTTCAACAATGAAATATATAATAACAGCAATTGAATTATCAAATACAGGAACTCATAATGGAACAATAATTCCATTAAAAAGTTTTTTAGAATCTAAAATAGTACAAAATATCACGAGAGAAAAAGCAATAGAAGAATTTGATGAAGAATTATTTGATGTAGTTAAATATGCAATATCTAAAGGAATAGTAGTTGATGATAGTTATGTGTAA